A window of Adhaeribacter arboris genomic DNA:
AAGCAACAGCTACGAATCTTTTTTGCTGTTCCGGTTAGCCATTGGCGTAATTGGGGCTTCGTTTGTGGTAACCCAGTTTCATACCTCGTTAATGTTTGCACCTAACGTAGTTGGCACCGCTAATGCTACTACGGCGGGTTGGGGCAACATGGGCGGCGGCGCTACCCAAATAATAATGCCTTTAATATTTGCCGGGTTTATAGGCTTAGGTTACGTAGATGCTTCAGCGTGGCGCTATGCGATGGTAGTGCCGGGGGTATTGTTATTCTTGATGGGAATTGCCTATTATAAATTTACCCAGGATACTCCCGAAGGCAACATGGCCGATTTAAAAAAGAACGATCCGGCTTACCGCATGAAAGCCGCCGAGAGCAAAGGCGCTTTCTGGAAAGCCTGTAAAGATATCCGGGTATGGATGTTGTTTTTAATCTACGGCGCCTGCTTCGGTATCGAAATTACCATCGATAACATTGCCGCCATTTACTATTTCGATAAATTTAAGCTGAACTTGGAAACCGCTGGTTTAATTGCCGGTCTGTTCGGGATGATGAATATTTTTGCCCGTACTCTGGGTGGCTATTTCGGCGACAAAGCTGGTATCCGCTACGGTTTAAAAGGCAGGGTTTTATTTCTTGCCTTTGCCTTGTTCATGGAAGGTGTAGCTTTAATTCTTTTCTCCCAAATGACGGTTTTGCCGATAGCCATTGCCGCCATGTTGTTCTTTAGCTTATTCGTGAAAATGTCGGAAGGAGCCACCTTTTCGGTAGTGCCATTCATCAATAAAAAAGCCATTGGTTCGGTATCCGGTATTGTAGGTGCCGGCGGAAACGTAGGTGCCGTATTAGCCGGTTTTCTCCTGAAAGACGAATCCCTAACCTATAGCGATGCCTTATTTGTCATTGGTTGCACGGTAATGGCCGTATCGTTTGCCTCGTTCCTGGTACGTTTCACCAAAGCCCACGAAGCCGAAGCCCAGCAAGAAATGAACGAATCTTTAGGCACCGTCTCAAGCAATACAGAAACCCAGGTACCAGCCATGGCCTAAATCAGAATCGCGAATTTTTAATCACTGATTTCACGGATTACGCGGATTCGAGAATAAGCAAATTTTAAAAACATACTCTTGAAATTCCAAGACAAGCAGTTACTAAGAAAACTGACAGCAGTTTGGCTGTTGAGGGCCTTCTAAGGTTCCGGTTCTGCGCAGCAGAATTCCGCAGACGGAGTCGAGGAAAGGAAGCTTAGACCGCCCGAAAGAGCCAAACGAGGCCCGCCGGCCATGAGGCAAACAGGGTACTGGTCAAATAAGATAGCACCGCAGCCATCGGGGATTGCAAATCCCCAGCCGATAGACTCCCGAATGGCAAACCCGGAAGAGCAAAAATAAAAAGAAGCAAATGAAAAAGAATAAGAGCCATCGTTTTAAAACTACCTGTTCGTACTGCGGCGTAGGCTGCGGCATTGTGGTGGAGCAAGACGCGAAAGGTAAAATTCGGGTTGAAGGCGATGCGGAGCATCCAGTAAACAGAGGCATGCTTTGCTCCAAAGGATTGAATTTGCATTATGTTGTTTCGGACCATTCTGATCGGTTGTTGTATCCTGAAATGCGTTGGGCCAAAAATCAACCACGCCAACGGGTAAGCTGGGATACGGCTCTGGACCGGGCCGCTGCCGTTTTTAAAACCATTATTGACAAGTACGGACCCGATTCGGTAGGTTTTTATGCTTCGGGGCAATGCCTCACCGAAGAATATTACATTGTAAACAAACTGGTAAAAGGCTATCTGGGAACAAATAACCTCGATACCAATTCCCGGTTGTGCATGAGTTCGGCGGTGGTAGGTTATAAAATGGCGCTCGGCGAAGATGCCGTTCCGGCCAGCTACGAAGATATCGAACTAGCCGATTGCTTTTTGATTGCTGGCGCCAATCCAGCCTGGTGCCATCCTATACTTTTCCGTCGCTTAGAGCAGCACAAAGAACAACATCCGGAAATAAAAGTAATTGTAGTAGACCCGCGTCGGACACAAACCTGCGCTTTGGCCGACCTACATTTGCAAATAAATCCGGGTACCGATATTGTCCTGTATCATGCCATTGCCCGTTACCTCATCGAAGAAAATTTAATTGATGAAACTTTCCTCCTGAACCATTCCGATGGCTTTGAAGAATTTAAAAATTTTATTTTTCAGACTAGTTTAGAAGAAGCGGCTTATACCTGCGATGTTCCCGTAGCTGAAATTAAATTGGCTGCCACTTACATTGGCAATGCCAATGGGTTTATTTCGATGTGGGCGATGGGCTTGAACCAGAGCGTAATTGGAGTAGACAAAAATTTAGCTTTATTGAACTTATCCCTTATAACCGGGCAGATTGGGAAACCAGGTTCCGGGCCTTTATCCTTAACGGGTCAACCAAACGCCATGGGTGGCCGAGAGGTGGGTGGTATGGCTAATTTATTATCGGCGCACCGTGATTTAGCTAACCCCGTGCACCGGCAGGAAGTGGCTAATTATTGGGGAGTGCCCAGTGTACCCGCCCAACCCGGTCTCACTGCCACCGAAATGTTTCAGGCTTTGCGCGACGATAAATTAAAAGCAGTCTGGATTATTTGTACCAATCCATTGGTAAGTTTACCCGATGCAGGCTTAATTGAAGAAGCTCTGAAGAAAGCCCGTTTTGTGGTGGTTCAGGATATCTCGAACAAAGCCGATACCTTACAATACGCCGATTTAGTGCTTCCAGCCGCCGGTTGGCTCGAAAAATCCGGCACCATGACTAACTCCGAGCGTCGTATTAGCTACCTAAATAAAGTAGTATCTCCTCCCGGTGAAGCTTTGCCCGATGTAGAGATTCTTTGCCGCTTTGCCAAGAAAATGAATTTCTCGGGGTTTGATTACAAACGAACCGATGAAATTTACGAAGAGCATGCCCGCCTGACCAAAGGAACCAATATTGATATAAGCGGTTTAAATTACGAAGCGTTACAAGAAAAACGCAGTATTCAATGGCCGGTTCCGGCCTTAGGCCACGAAGGTACGCCCCGTTTGTTCACTGACCATCAGTTTTATACCCCCAATAAACGCGCTAAAATCTTAACGCCAGCTTCGGTGTATAACCAGTCGGAGCCGATAAGTCCGGAGTTCCCGCTTATTTTAACCACTGGCCGGATACGCGACCAATGGCATACCATGACCCGGACGGGAAAAGTTAATAAACTAAAACAGCATTTAGGCAAACCCTTCCTGGAAATTAACCCGATTGATGCCGCTTTGCGGGATATTAATGAGGGAGATACCGTTGAAATTGTAAGCCAGCGCGGCAAAGTTCGGGTAAATGCTGTAGTTACTACCGATATTAAAACGGGTGTTATATTTCTGCCCATGCACTGGGGTAAAATATTAAACCGCGATTTTGGCCGCACCAACAATTTAACCAATACCTTGGTCGACCCGAAATCGAAAGAGCCAGATTTTAAATTTTCGGCGGTACAAGTACAGAAATACCAGAAACCATTCGAGAAAGTAGTCATTATTGGAGCCGGAGCTGCCGCCTACCGCTTTATAAATACCTACCGGGAGAAAAATATTGCCGATGATATTCATGTGTTCTCGCAGGAAGCGCATCCGTTTTATAACCGCGTGTTATTGCCCGAATACTTGAATGGCCATTTAAACTGGGAACAACTCGAAAAATTTAAAAATGGTGAACTGGCTAAGTTAGACGTGTATCTACACGAATCTACGGGTATCCGGTCCATCAACCGGGTAGCCAAAACCGTTACCGATACGCACGGCAAAGTACATACTTACGATAAGCTGGTTATTGCTACGGGCAGCCGGGCCTTTGTTCCGAAAGATGTACCTATGGAATTACCCGGTATTTTTACGATGCGTAATCGCGGTGATGCCGACCGTTTAAAAACTTTCCTGAATCACCAGGGCCACGTGGTAATTGTAGGAGGAGGTTTATTGGGCTTAGAGTTAGCGGCTTCCCTGCGCGAAATAGATATACAGGTATCCATTGTGCAACTGAGCTCGCGGCTTATGGAGCGGCAACTCGATTTAATTTCCGGGGATTTGCTACGCGAGCACATCGACGAGATGGATGTTAAAGTTTATTTTAACGACCAGGTACAAACTATTTTCCCAAATAAAAACGAACCAGGCTTAGTTGTAAATTTAAAAAGTGGTAAATCTTTGCCTTGCAACGCAGTGGTTTACGCCGTAGGAACGCGCCCCAACGTAGAATTAGCTCTGGAAGCTCAGATTGCCTGTGGCCGCGGAATTTTAGTAAACGATTACTTACAAACTACTACCGACCCAGATATTTTTGCCATGGGCGAAGTAGCCGAATTTAACGGGGTAGTCAATGGTATTACGGCAGCTGCCGAACAGCAAGCAGATGTTGCCGCCCGTTTCCTGGCCGGTGATTTCAGTAGTTATTATTCCGGCTCTATATTCATGAATATTTTAAAGCTGGCCGATTTGGACTTGTGTTCTTTAGGACTTGTAGAGGTGCCGGATAATAGCCCAGATTACGAAGAAGTAATCTTCACGGATAAAGCCAAGCGCTATTACAAAAAATGCATTATTCATCAGGATAAACTGGTTGGGGCAATTTTAATGGGCGATAAAAGTGAATTTGCCGAGTTTAAAACGCTCATTGAAAACAAAATTGAATTATCGGAGAAGCGTATGGAGTTGCTTCGGTCCGGTAAACCGATTGCTCCGGTAATAGGAAAACTGGTTTGTTCTTGCAATAACGTGGGTGAGGGAAATTTAACCTCTATGGTACAAGGAGGCTGCACCGATTTCCGGCAACTTTGTCAACAGTCCGGCGCGGGCTTGGGCTGTGGCTCCTGCAAACCAGAAGTAAAAGCTATTTTGGAACGGGCTCTACCGTCAGAGCCAATTTCGGTGTAGTTGATTGTTAATTGGGCCTTTGCTCATTGCTGGCGCGAGCGTCCTCGCTCGTGTCTACTATCCGGGAGGCCTCTGGCCGGGCAAAACGATTAACTTAAATTAAAAGTAAATAAAGTTGCTACCGGCCAGAGGCCGGACGATAAGCATCACGAGCGAAGACGCTCGCGATAGGGAACTGGATAGCAAATTGAAATAGATATTTGGCTAAAAGTAAAATTGTTGAATATCTAACCTTTCAACTTTTTAACTTTTCAACCTTAAAACCTAAACCATGGAAAAGAGAGATTTAGTCCGGGTATTTGCCCGTGGGGGAGTAGTTTCGCCGGGAGATTTAAAGCAGATTCTGACTACGGCCAGTGAGCTGGGGAACGAGGTAATTCATTTTGGGTCACGGCAGGATATTCTGTTTCCGGTTAGTATTCGCAGTAAAACTATTCTGGACACAACTTTTCAGGCAATTCGCACCGATTATGATTTTGGGGGCAAACACTACGAAAATATAGTTAGTTCGTACGTGGCTTCCGATATATTACCCGCTACCAGCTGGCTGCACTCCGATACCTACTTGTATATTCTGGATGATTTCGACCGTTACCGGCCTCAATTAAAAGTAAATATTGCCGACCCTAGGCAAACACTAGTGCCTCTTTTTACCGGAAATTTAAATTTTGTGGCTTCTAAGCAGGAAAATTATTGGTATTTGTATCTAAGCCTACCCGAGTACGGCAATAAATTACTTTGCTGGCCAGCCTTAATCTATACATTTGATGTGGTGCGTACGGTAAAAGCCCTGGAAGCTGTTTACCTGGAGCAACCTAATTTACCCATCACCGGTTTGTATGACCAAACCAATGCCAGCATAAAGGCAAACAACCGGCCTCTGCAAAGTGAATTGGAATTACCTACTGTGCCTTTCCCGACGTATGAGGGCATGAATAAAATGTCCGGTGATAAATACTGGCTGGGACTTTACTGGCGCAATAACCAGTATACCATTAATTTCCTACAGGCACTCTGCGATTTATGCGTGCAAACTAATATTGGTAAAATCAGCATAACGCCCTGGAAATCGTTTATTATTAAAGGAATTGCCGAACGCGATAAAATAAAATTTGAAAAGCTGCTGGGTAAATTTGGCATAAACATGCGGCATTCGTCGCTGGAATTAAACTGGCACTTACCGGTACTCGACGAAGAAGCTTTGCAGTTGAAACGTTATCTCGTGCGCAGCTTCGACCAGAACGACATTTGTACGGAAGGATTAACGTTTGCGATAAAAACTGTTCCGATGAATTTATTTACCTCTATCGTCATCGAGAAAAATCCGGCTTCAAAGTATTCCGATAAATACGAACTGCTGCCCACTTACAATGTACTGTACTGCCGCGATTTTAACCCGAACAAACGCGATTACCTGACTTACGCGAAAGATGTATTGCAGGAGGACTTAGCCCCTTTGCTCATGGAGTTAAGCCGTTTGTACTACGAGCAATTAGATTACGAACCCGAAGTAAAAATAAATAAGCCAGCTGTAGAGCAAAAAACGTTACACCCGGTTTACCAATGTTCGCATTGCCTAACGGTATACGACCAAACTTTCGGCGACGAAACTGCCGGTGTTCCGGCTGGAGTAACTTTTGAAGAGTTGCCTAAAACCTACGTTTGTTCGTTGTGCGAAGCTCCTAAAAACGACTTTGTTAGGCTGCATTTAGAAAAAGCACCTCTTTAAAAAATTGAGTCAGTATTAACCAAAAAGAATTTTGTGAGATGTTTTATGAAAGAAGCAAATTGAAAAAGTATGTAGTTCTCATTTCTAATTCATAATTTCTAATTTTTAATTTGGCGAAGCTCTGGCTTACTTTATTTCCAGGTAACCGCCTTGCTCTAAAATATGATAGCGGTCTTGCAAGGGTTTAGAAAGTCTTATTTTTACTTCGGCTGGGTAGCCCTTAGCCCAGAAGCGGTCCCGTTCATCATAAGTCATAGTACTATGGTGCTGGGGTAATATATAGTCTGGCGAAAGCCGGTTTATCAGCATTACGGAATTATCAATGTACGTATTATGCTCGGTAGGAGAGAAAAAGAGCACATCTATCTTTTCCTGAAAAAGTTGGTCTTCCAGTAAAACGGAATCGCCGGGTTGCAGAAAGCGTTTGCCGCCAACGGTAATTACATAACCACAATCTTGTAAATTAGCTTCGAAATACACCGCGAAGTTTGCGTTGCCATGAATGGCCCGAATGGGCTCTATTTTGGCGCCCAATAGTTCAAAAGGCTCTCTTGGTTTCGCTACCCTAATCCGTGCCTGCGGTATACCTAATTCCTGAGCTGTTTTCAAGCAACTTTCCGGCAGTACAAAAATGCATTTCGAATTTTTTATAAATATTTTGGCTGTTTTCGGGTCAAAATGGTCGCTGTGCGCGTGAGTAACCAAGTAAATATCTAGTTCCGGGGCAATTTCCAGTGCAGAAACCGGGGCAGGAGCGCTCCGGCCGCCATATTCCAAAGCTAAATCGGTACTAATCAATAAATCTCCTGATTGAATTAACCAACCATTGTGCCCGGTCCACCAGATAGCTGTTCCGGATGTATGCTTTTTGATTTGCTCCAGAATAGTATTGGTAGTCCCAGGAGTTTTAGAAGGCTTTCCGGTTTGCCCAAAGCCATTTGTTACAAAACCGCCTATTAGTAGCAGTAATACGAAACTAAGTGTAAAATATTTTTTCATAAATTCAGGAGTAAAATTAAGCTATTAAGGGTAGCAGGAAAGGAGGATTTACGTTTTCTAAAATAAACAGTATAAGGTATATTTAAAAATAGTCTAGTATCCAGTGATTGAATCAAGCAGTAACTATTTTAGATTGGCCGTTTTAAAACGTAAAGCTCCTGGTTCTAAACTTTCTCAATTCGCTGAAATTTGTTTAAGTTAGAGCCTTTTTGAAAGTTTATGATAACAGTTGACGAAGCTTTTGCCAGAATAATTGCCAATAAAATTGATTTGCCTGTTACCGAAATTGCTTTAGATGAAGCGGTTGGGAAAGTATTACAGGAGCCGGTTTATGCCGACCGGGATTTTCCGCCGTACCATCGCGTAACTATGGATGGCATTGCCATTCGGTATGAGACGTACAAAGCTGGTGAAGACACATTTCAGATAGAAGGTTTGCAACTAGCCGGAGCCCCTGCCCAAAAGCTAACTAATGCGGATGGCTGCCTCGAAGTAATGACGGGGGCTATTTTACCCCAGAATACGGATACTGTTATCCGTTACGAAGATGTAAGTATAACGGAACGACGCGGTAAACGGTATGCACATATTCTGGCGGCCCCCAAAATGCGCTTGCTGAATGTACACCAGCAAGGTTTTGACCGACGGGCGAACGATTTATTAATTCCGGAAGGTACCGTGCTTTCGCCCGCTGAGATAGCAGTGGCGGCTACTGTTGGTAAATCTAGTTTAAAAGTTACGCAAGTGCCTCGGGTAGCTATTATCTCTACTGGCGATGAGTTGGTAGATGTTACGCAAACCCCTTTACCGCACCAAATCCGGAAATCGAATGGTTATATGTTGCAAGCGGCAATGCGAGAACAGGGTATTACCGCTGATTTATTTCATTTGGTTGACGATAAGCCTTTGCTTTTACAGGAGCTGCAAAAGTTAATTAACCAATACAATGTGCTGGTATTGAGTGGGGGAGTAAGCAAAGGTAAAGCCGATTTTATACCGGAAGTCCTCCGTGAATTGGGAGTGCAACAACTTTTTCACGAAGTAGCGCAACGCCCTGGTAAACCTTTCTGGTTCGGAAAGCATGCTGCCGGACCAGTAGTTTTTGCTTTGCCAGGTAACCCGGTTTCTACGTTTGTTTGTTATTATAAATATGTTCAGCCTTGGTTATGGACGGTTTTAGGAGCTTCCGCTAGCTGGACTATGCAAGCCAGCTTAACCACTGAGGTTACTTTTAACCCAAAGCTTACATATTTTTTGCCGGTAAAAGTATTTGTTACGTCAACTGGCTTGTGGCGGGCTCAACCCGTTTCAATTGGTGGCTCCGGCGACTTTGCTGCCTTAATGACTGCCGACGGCTTTTTAGAACTTCCCCCGGACCAAACCAAATTTTCGGCCGGAGAATCTTTTCCTATTATTTGTTTCAGAAGATTTTTTTAGTAAAATCTGCCTTCATATAAATCAAACATAGGAACCGGAAGAATAAAAATATTCTTACTTCTCACCACCAAAATAGAGGGAGTTTTTAAGAAAAAACGGGTAATAAAGTTTTGAGTAATTCTCTAAATTCAGAATTTAATAAGTAAAATGCAGTGTTGTTTTTTGCTTTAATTTATTCTGAAAGAGATGACCATCCAGAAAAATAACTTTAACTTTTTAACGAGCCCAACCGATAGAAGAGCCTTTATTTCCTCTTTAACCAAGGCTGTTGGAACTTCCGTGTTACTAACCAGCCCTTTAATTTCAAGCGCTGAAGAATTCAATTTTCCTCAGCAATCTTATACGGTAAAACAAATTATTGATTTATTTCTGAAGGAGATACCGGAAGCCCCCTTCGACAAAACCGTAGATACTTTAAAATCGGGTAACGCCGATACTAAAGTTACCGGCATAGTAACTACCATGTTCGCTACGGTAGAAGTAATCCGGAAAGCGATTGACTTAAAAGCTAATTTTATAATTGCGCACGAGCCTACTTTTTATAACCATTTAGATGAAACCGATTGGCTGGAAAAAGACGATGTGTATCAATATAAAGCAAATTTGTTAAA
This region includes:
- a CDS encoding NarK family nitrate/nitrite MFS transporter, translated to MTLLSSPKVGKATKIKIFSFAGPHMRTFHITWFAFFLCFVAWFGVAPLMPVIREEFHLTKAQIGNIIISSVGITIFARLFIGWLCDKIGPRITYSIILILGSLPVMFIGLSNSYESFLLFRLAIGVIGASFVVTQFHTSLMFAPNVVGTANATTAGWGNMGGGATQIIMPLIFAGFIGLGYVDASAWRYAMVVPGVLLFLMGIAYYKFTQDTPEGNMADLKKNDPAYRMKAAESKGAFWKACKDIRVWMLFLIYGACFGIEITIDNIAAIYYFDKFKLNLETAGLIAGLFGMMNIFARTLGGYFGDKAGIRYGLKGRVLFLAFALFMEGVALILFSQMTVLPIAIAAMLFFSLFVKMSEGATFSVVPFINKKAIGSVSGIVGAGGNVGAVLAGFLLKDESLTYSDALFVIGCTVMAVSFASFLVRFTKAHEAEAQQEMNESLGTVSSNTETQVPAMA
- a CDS encoding nitrate reductase; this translates as MKKNKSHRFKTTCSYCGVGCGIVVEQDAKGKIRVEGDAEHPVNRGMLCSKGLNLHYVVSDHSDRLLYPEMRWAKNQPRQRVSWDTALDRAAAVFKTIIDKYGPDSVGFYASGQCLTEEYYIVNKLVKGYLGTNNLDTNSRLCMSSAVVGYKMALGEDAVPASYEDIELADCFLIAGANPAWCHPILFRRLEQHKEQHPEIKVIVVDPRRTQTCALADLHLQINPGTDIVLYHAIARYLIEENLIDETFLLNHSDGFEEFKNFIFQTSLEEAAYTCDVPVAEIKLAATYIGNANGFISMWAMGLNQSVIGVDKNLALLNLSLITGQIGKPGSGPLSLTGQPNAMGGREVGGMANLLSAHRDLANPVHRQEVANYWGVPSVPAQPGLTATEMFQALRDDKLKAVWIICTNPLVSLPDAGLIEEALKKARFVVVQDISNKADTLQYADLVLPAAGWLEKSGTMTNSERRISYLNKVVSPPGEALPDVEILCRFAKKMNFSGFDYKRTDEIYEEHARLTKGTNIDISGLNYEALQEKRSIQWPVPALGHEGTPRLFTDHQFYTPNKRAKILTPASVYNQSEPISPEFPLILTTGRIRDQWHTMTRTGKVNKLKQHLGKPFLEINPIDAALRDINEGDTVEIVSQRGKVRVNAVVTTDIKTGVIFLPMHWGKILNRDFGRTNNLTNTLVDPKSKEPDFKFSAVQVQKYQKPFEKVVIIGAGAAAYRFINTYREKNIADDIHVFSQEAHPFYNRVLLPEYLNGHLNWEQLEKFKNGELAKLDVYLHESTGIRSINRVAKTVTDTHGKVHTYDKLVIATGSRAFVPKDVPMELPGIFTMRNRGDADRLKTFLNHQGHVVIVGGGLLGLELAASLREIDIQVSIVQLSSRLMERQLDLISGDLLREHIDEMDVKVYFNDQVQTIFPNKNEPGLVVNLKSGKSLPCNAVVYAVGTRPNVELALEAQIACGRGILVNDYLQTTTDPDIFAMGEVAEFNGVVNGITAAAEQQADVAARFLAGDFSSYYSGSIFMNILKLADLDLCSLGLVEVPDNSPDYEEVIFTDKAKRYYKKCIIHQDKLVGAILMGDKSEFAEFKTLIENKIELSEKRMELLRSGKPIAPVIGKLVCSCNNVGEGNLTSMVQGGCTDFRQLCQQSGAGLGCGSCKPEVKAILERALPSEPISV
- a CDS encoding rubredoxin domain-containing protein; protein product: MEKRDLVRVFARGGVVSPGDLKQILTTASELGNEVIHFGSRQDILFPVSIRSKTILDTTFQAIRTDYDFGGKHYENIVSSYVASDILPATSWLHSDTYLYILDDFDRYRPQLKVNIADPRQTLVPLFTGNLNFVASKQENYWYLYLSLPEYGNKLLCWPALIYTFDVVRTVKALEAVYLEQPNLPITGLYDQTNASIKANNRPLQSELELPTVPFPTYEGMNKMSGDKYWLGLYWRNNQYTINFLQALCDLCVQTNIGKISITPWKSFIIKGIAERDKIKFEKLLGKFGINMRHSSLELNWHLPVLDEEALQLKRYLVRSFDQNDICTEGLTFAIKTVPMNLFTSIVIEKNPASKYSDKYELLPTYNVLYCRDFNPNKRDYLTYAKDVLQEDLAPLLMELSRLYYEQLDYEPEVKINKPAVEQKTLHPVYQCSHCLTVYDQTFGDETAGVPAGVTFEELPKTYVCSLCEAPKNDFVRLHLEKAPL
- a CDS encoding MBL fold metallo-hydrolase; protein product: MKKYFTLSFVLLLLIGGFVTNGFGQTGKPSKTPGTTNTILEQIKKHTSGTAIWWTGHNGWLIQSGDLLISTDLALEYGGRSAPAPVSALEIAPELDIYLVTHAHSDHFDPKTAKIFIKNSKCIFVLPESCLKTAQELGIPQARIRVAKPREPFELLGAKIEPIRAIHGNANFAVYFEANLQDCGYVITVGGKRFLQPGDSVLLEDQLFQEKIDVLFFSPTEHNTYIDNSVMLINRLSPDYILPQHHSTMTYDERDRFWAKGYPAEVKIRLSKPLQDRYHILEQGGYLEIK
- a CDS encoding molybdopterin molybdotransferase MoeA — encoded protein: MITVDEAFARIIANKIDLPVTEIALDEAVGKVLQEPVYADRDFPPYHRVTMDGIAIRYETYKAGEDTFQIEGLQLAGAPAQKLTNADGCLEVMTGAILPQNTDTVIRYEDVSITERRGKRYAHILAAPKMRLLNVHQQGFDRRANDLLIPEGTVLSPAEIAVAATVGKSSLKVTQVPRVAIISTGDELVDVTQTPLPHQIRKSNGYMLQAAMREQGITADLFHLVDDKPLLLQELQKLINQYNVLVLSGGVSKGKADFIPEVLRELGVQQLFHEVAQRPGKPFWFGKHAAGPVVFALPGNPVSTFVCYYKYVQPWLWTVLGASASWTMQASLTTEVTFNPKLTYFLPVKVFVTSTGLWRAQPVSIGGSGDFAALMTADGFLELPPDQTKFSAGESFPIICFRRFF